The Deinococcus aerophilus genomic sequence GATCCAGCAACACTCAGATCCTTTAGTATTTTTGCCTCAAGGCTTTTGATGTGAGCCTTGTTTAGACTCCCTGATACTGATTTTAAGATAATGACTTTTTTCCAGAATGTCTTATTTTTTGAATTTATATGCTGCTTTATTCTGGCACTAAGGGATTCGGTTTCTCCTACATAGACATAGTCTTTGCCAAAGTTGGCCTGATTCTCACCGACAAGGATGTATAAGCCAGGACAAGCAAAATCGTTGTTTTGTAGTAGCTGGTCGATCCTATCGCGTGGGAATATCGCAACTTGACCCGCCCAATCATGCATTTCTGCATATATAATCCCGTCGGGATCACCGTCGAGTAAGACGATCTGGATGGCTGTCGGTTCCACTTACTTGATGATAACTGAAGGGCCACAGTTCCGTTTCGGAATCTGTGGCCCTTTAAAATCGATCTGCCCGGATTTTATTAATTTACCCGCACTTGCTGTAGCCGCAGGCCTGGCACTTCAGGCAGCCCTCTTCCCGGATCACGGCCCGTTCCTCGCACACGGGGCAGCGCTCGCGGCTCATGCTGTCCATGCCTTCCACGCTCACGCCACCGGGGGCACCGGGCACTTGGTCGCTGCTGCCCCCAGCCAGGGGTGGAAGCTGCGCGGCCTCCATGTCCTTCTGGAAGGTTTCCAGGGCCACGGCAATCAGGTCGGCCTTGCTGCCCACCAGACGCCCGTTGTAGCTGCCATACAGCCCGCCGTTGATGCCGCGCATGGTCTTGATCAGGGCCTGGGCCGGTACGCCGTGCTGCAGGGCGATACTGACCACGCGGCCCAGCGCCTCGCTGTCGGCGTTGGCCTCGTCGCCGGCGCGCCCGCTGATGACCATGACCTCTACGGGCTTGCCGTTCAGGTGGTTGACCGTGACCAGGAACGAGCGGCGGTGGCCGCTGGTGGGATCGGTGAGCTTCACCATGTCGGTGATGCCGGACAGACGGGCGGGGCGGTCGTACTTTGCGGGGGCCACCGGCTGGCGGGCAGCGGGGGCCTGGGGAGCCGGGGCCGGCTGTGGGGTGGGAGCGGCCTGCTCGCCCATGACCTCCGCGGCGGCCTGTGAGGGCGCTTCCTCGGTCTTCTTTTCCTTCTTCTTGCTGGTGGAGAGTACCTGGAACTGGCGCGAGCCGTCACGGTAGACCGTGATGCCCTTGCAGCCGGTGCGGTAGGCCTCGCTGTAGGCGTCCTGCACGTCCTGCACGGTGGCCGAGTTGGGCAGGTTGATGGTCTTGGACAGGCTGTTGGCGGCAAATCCCTGCGCGTCAAAGGCCTGCTGCACGGTGCCCTGCATCCGAACGTGGTCGGCGGGGGCGATGTCATGGGCGCATACAAAGACCTGCTGCAGGGCGTCAGGGATAAACGGCAGGCCCACCACGCTGCCGTGGTTCTCGCTGACAGCCTCGGTCACCTTGTCCCAGTCCCAGCCGCCGCCTTTCTGCACGCCGCTGGGGGCGGGGTAGGTTTCCAGCAGTTCCACGAACAGGGGGGCGAGCAGCGCCCGGTACTCGCTGCCGATCTTGCGCCAGATGAACGGGCTGAACACCGGCTCGATGCCGCTGGACACACCCATGAGCATGGAGGTGGTGCCGGTGGGGGCCACGGTCAGCACGGCCACGTTGCGCCGCGGGGCGTGGGGCATCTGCTGCTCGTGGCGGGCGTACACCGGGTAAACGCCACGCTCCTCGCCCAGACGTTCGCTCTCGGCAATCGCCTCCTCGCGCAGAACCGACATGATCTCCATGATCATCTCGCGGCCCGCTGCGTGGTCGTAGCGCAGCCCCAGCTTGATCAGCGCGTCAGCCAAGCCCATGACGCCCAGCCCCAGGCGGCGCAGGTCCTGGCTGGCGACCCGGTTGTCTTCTAGCGCAAAGACGTTCACGTCCAGAACGTCGTCCAGAAAGCGCACGCAGGTCCGCACGTCGGCCCGGAAGGCCGCGAAGTCAAAGGTGCTGTCTGCCACGTAGGCGGCGAGGTTGATGGCCCCCAGGTCGCAGGGTTCGCCCACGGTGAGGGGAATCTCGCCGCAGGGGTTGGTGCTGCGGATCTCGTAGCGCTCGCCCAGGTTCTTCAGGGCGCTGAATTCGTTCACGCGGTCATTGAAGATCAGGCCCGGTTCGCCGGTGCTCCAGGCGTGCTGGGCGATCTGGTCCCACAGCCACGCCGCCGGAATGCCGCTGTGGGCGTTCTTGCCCTTGCCGGCCCGGTAAACCGGCACGCCGCGTGCTCCGTCCTCGGCCCGCTCGGGCAGGGTCGGCCAGCTGCCAGCAAACTCGCCGGTCTGCTCGGCGAGGTAATACTTGCCCGGCACCTCCTGCGCCTGCATCGGCCACACGCCGCCCGCCTGCAGGGTGTCCCAGAAGGCCGCCGAGATCAGGATGGAGATGTTGAAGGTGGAGATGTCGCCCTCGGCGGCCTCGCGGTCCAGGT encodes the following:
- a CDS encoding adenosylcobalamin-dependent ribonucleoside-diphosphate reductase encodes the protein MTTLPVQPLTNFDENAQHIARRQYLQSGDGDIGGMFRRIADWVAGAEAPEARLGWAQKYYDLMAGKKFCPGGRVLAGAGTQHGNVLNCFVQGATEHEPSSFEGVMEVAKKLALVTKVGGGNGVNLDVYRARSAGSRPDAGVRGWVYMAAAHPDVTDFIEGLMRPPTQPDGDKQPVAVRNWTRVVYGAAVPPELVVLARQNGVQIVRSLPEGVQSVPDDMGGIVDAARKVAEDAKLGLEPRLDLSDMRAEGAPIKGSGGTSSGPVSFLMEIFDNFLEWANRGAELSGPINTLRFVYAPVLRVVRQGGTRRGAGMATISVAHPDVLDFLTAKDLDREAAEGDISTFNISILISAAFWDTLQAGGVWPMQAQEVPGKYYLAEQTGEFAGSWPTLPERAEDGARGVPVYRAGKGKNAHSGIPAAWLWDQIAQHAWSTGEPGLIFNDRVNEFSALKNLGERYEIRSTNPCGEIPLTVGEPCDLGAINLAAYVADSTFDFAAFRADVRTCVRFLDDVLDVNVFALEDNRVASQDLRRLGLGVMGLADALIKLGLRYDHAAGREMIMEIMSVLREEAIAESERLGEERGVYPVYARHEQQMPHAPRRNVAVLTVAPTGTTSMLMGVSSGIEPVFSPFIWRKIGSEYRALLAPLFVELLETYPAPSGVQKGGGWDWDKVTEAVSENHGSVVGLPFIPDALQQVFVCAHDIAPADHVRMQGTVQQAFDAQGFAANSLSKTINLPNSATVQDVQDAYSEAYRTGCKGITVYRDGSRQFQVLSTSKKKEKKTEEAPSQAAAEVMGEQAAPTPQPAPAPQAPAARQPVAPAKYDRPARLSGITDMVKLTDPTSGHRRSFLVTVNHLNGKPVEVMVISGRAGDEANADSEALGRVVSIALQHGVPAQALIKTMRGINGGLYGSYNGRLVGSKADLIAVALETFQKDMEAAQLPPLAGGSSDQVPGAPGGVSVEGMDSMSRERCPVCEERAVIREEGCLKCQACGYSKCG